ATTCGCGTGCCATTCCGCCATGTCCTTCCCGCATGCTCAGGTGGCCTGGGTCGGAGCGCTCGCCTGCGTGGGAGAGTTGCGGGAATCCAGGCGTGATTCCGACATGTCCTTCCCACGCGCCGAGGCGGGGGCGGGCGCAGCGGGTGCACCCGGGCTCGCGCCCCGCCCTCAGAGCATCCGCGACCGGGTCAGGAACCTCTTCCCGTCGGGGGACTCGAGGCTGAAGCCGCCGCCGCGGCCGTCCACGAGGTCGATGGTGAGGTGGGTGTGGCGCCAGTAGGCGAACTGCTCGCGGCTCATCCAGAAGTCCAGCGGCGAGGTGGTGCCGTCGGGCAGGGGCACCTCGACGTGGCCCATGCGCACGTCGGCGTCGCCGGTGATGAGGTCGCCCTCGGGGTAGCACATGGGGGAGGAGCCGTCGCAGCAGCCGCCGGACTGGTGGAACATCAGCGGACCGTTGCGGTCGATGAGCCGCTGGATCTGGGCGACGGCGGCCTGCGTGAACGCGACGCGGGAGAAGTCCTCGCCCTCGACGGTCGGCTCCATCTCCAGGACGTCGTCCGCACTGGTGGGCTCCGGGAGCGGCGGCGCGGGCGGCTGGCCGGGCTGCGGTGCCGGTGCAGATGGCTGCCCGGGCTGCGCCGCCGGCGGCTGTCCTGGCTGCGGGGCGGGCGTGGCGGATCGCCCGGGCCGAGGGGCGGGGGTGGTGGAGGTGTCGGTCATGATCGTCTCCTTCCGTGCGCTCCCGGCGGTGACGGTCCCGCCGGGCCGCGGCGACGGATGTGTGACATGGGCCACCAAGATAGTCCTCGCGCGCCAGGCATAGGGTGGAGAGCATGGAACATCGCCACCTCGGCCGCTCCGGCCTCAAGATCAGTGAGATCATCTACGGCAACTGGCTCACCCACGCCTCCCAGGTCGAGGACGACCGCGCCCGCGCCTGCGTGCGTGCCGCCCTCGACTCCGGCATCTCCACCTTCGACACCGCGGACACCTACGCCAACACCGCCGCCGAGGTGGTGCTCGGCGAGGCGCTGAAGGGCGAGCGTCGCGAATCGCTCGAGATCCTCACCAAGGTGTACTTCCCCACCGGCCCCAAGGGGCACAACGACACCGGCCTGTCCCGCAAGCACATCCGCGAGTCGATCGACGCCTCGCTGCGCCGCCTGCAGACGGACTACGTGGACCTCTACCAGGCGCACCGCTACGACGACGCCACCCCGCTCGAGGAGACCATGCAGGCGTTCGCCGACGTGGTCCACTCCGGCAAGGCCCTGTACATCGGCGTCTCCGAGTGGAACGCGGACCAGCTGCGCGCCGGGCATTAGCTCGCCCGCGAGCTCGGCATCCAGCTGATCTCCAACCAGCCCCAGTACTCGATGCTGTGGCGTGTGATCGAGGAGCGCGTGGTGCCCACCTCCCGCGAGCTGGGGATCTCCCAGATCGTGTGGTCCCCGGTCGCTCAGGGCATTCTCACGGGCAAGTACAAGCCCGGCACCCCCGCCCCTGAGGGCTCGCGCGCCCGCGACGAGAAGGGCGGCGCCGACATGATCAAGCGCTTCCTGAACGACGAGGTGCTCACCGCGGTGCAGGGGCTGCTCCCGATCGCGGAGGAGCTCGGCCTCACCCCGGCGCAGCTGGCCGTCGCGTGGGTGCTCAGCAACGACAACGTGGCCGGCGCGATCATCGGCGCCTCCCGCCCCGAGCAGGTCACCGAGAACGTCAAGGCTGCGGGGATCACGCTCGATGCCGACGTCAAGGCCCGCATCGACGAGGTGCTCGGCGAGATCCCCGAGACCGACGCGGCGCTGACCCAGTCGCCCGGGGCGCGGCTGAGCTGAGCTGTCGGCCGGAACGATGGTGCAATGACCGAAGGGCCGGTCCGTCGCGATGACGGTCCGGCCCTTCGGCTTTCGCTGCGGTGCGTGTCGAGGGATCAGCTCTTGGTGTCGATCCCCAGCTGCGCGGGCGGCAGCTCCTCGCCGGACTTGCCCTGGAGGGTGTGGCCGTCGGCCCGCATCTCCCAGAACGTGGCGCCCTCGATGCCGAGCTTGCGCGGATCGAACTGCGGGTCCAGGCCTGCCTTCTTCTGTTCGCGGTAGTCCTTGAGCGCCTTCAGGGCGGGGCCCTGGATGACCAGGATGCCGACGATGTTCAGCCAGGCCATCGAGCCCACGCCGATATCGCCCAGGCCCCACGCCGCACCGGCGCTGGTGACTGCTCCGTAGGCCACGGAGACGAGCACCAGGGCCTGCAGCAGGCGGAGCATTCCGCGGGCGAGCACGCGGTTCTTCATCTTGCGGGTGAGGTAGTTGAGGTTCACCTCGGCCATGTAGTAGTAGGCCACGATGGTGGTGAACACGAAGAACCCCAGCGCGACGGCGATGAACGACGGTCCGAGGCCCGGGAAGACCGAGTCGAGGCCGTTCTGCACGAAGCCCGGGCCGGGCTCGACGCTGGTGCTCATCTCGGCGGTGCCGCTGCCGATCACCGGAGAGGTGCCGTCGGCCCACTCCTCGTTCGAGAAGGTGTTGAACATGCCGGTGGAGATGATGATGAACGCGGTCGCCGAGCACACGAACAGGGTGTCGATGTACACCGAGAACGACTGCGCGAAGCCCTGCTTGGCGGGGTGGGACACCTCGGCGGCGGCCGCGGCGTGCGGGCCGGTGCCCTGGCCGGCCTCGTTGGAGTAGATGCCGCGCTGGACGCCCCACTTGATGGCGAGGCCGACGATCGCGCCGAAGATCGGCTGGACGCCGAACGCGCTGGAGAAGATCAGCCCGAACACGCGGGGGATCTCGGTGAAGTTCATGAACAGCACCACGAGCGCGATGATGATGTAGAGGATCGCCATGGCTGGCACCACGAACGCCGCGAAGTGGGCGATACGCTTGACGCCGCCGATGACGATGAAGCCCAGGACGATCACCAGACCGATGGCGGTCACCCAGGTGGGGATGCCCCAGGCGTTGTCGATCGCGGAAGCCATGCCGTTGGCCTGCACGCCCGGCAGGAAGAAGCTCATCGCGAGGATGGTGACGATCGAGAACAGGATCCCGTAGAACAGCGACAGGCCCGGGGCCTTGTGCTTGTAGGCCTTCTCGAAGTAGTACGCCGGACCGCCGCGGTACTCGCCGGTGTCGCGGTCCTTCTCCTTGTAGATCTGGCCGAGGGTGCATTCGATGAACGAGGTGGCTGCGCCGAGGAAGGC
This genomic interval from Brachybacterium aquaticum contains the following:
- a CDS encoding DUF779 domain-containing protein, coding for MEPTVEGEDFSRVAFTQAAVAQIQRLIDRNGPLMFHQSGGCCDGSSPMCYPEGDLITGDADVRMGHVEVPLPDGTTSPLDFWMSREQFAYWRHTHLTIDLVDGRGGGFSLESPDGKRFLTRSRML
- a CDS encoding alanine/glycine:cation symporter family protein produces the protein MIAEMINGANNLIWSIPLIGLCLLAGLYFTIRTGLLQVRNIPDMLAQLKKGETSPDGTSSFQSLMMSLAGRVGMGNIGGVATAIAFGGPGAVFWMWASAFLGAATSFIECTLGQIYKEKDRDTGEYRGGPAYYFEKAYKHKAPGLSLFYGILFSIVTILAMSFFLPGVQANGMASAIDNAWGIPTWVTAIGLVIVLGFIVIGGVKRIAHFAAFVVPAMAILYIIIALVVLFMNFTEIPRVFGLIFSSAFGVQPIFGAIVGLAIKWGVQRGIYSNEAGQGTGPHAAAAAEVSHPAKQGFAQSFSVYIDTLFVCSATAFIIISTGMFNTFSNEEWADGTSPVIGSGTAEMSTSVEPGPGFVQNGLDSVFPGLGPSFIAVALGFFVFTTIVAYYYMAEVNLNYLTRKMKNRVLARGMLRLLQALVLVSVAYGAVTSAGAAWGLGDIGVGSMAWLNIVGILVIQGPALKALKDYREQKKAGLDPQFDPRKLGIEGATFWEMRADGHTLQGKSGEELPPAQLGIDTKS